Genomic window (Verrucomicrobiota bacterium):
TACGACAACTATTGGGGACAAACCAACCAGGTCATGGATAGCGCCAATATTATTCAAGCCTCCGGGCCGGATGTGATTGTGACATCGCCTCCGAGCGATGTTCAGTTCTCTCCCAGGTTCATTTTTGGCGGCGCCTTTTTTGGAACCATATTTGGGACTGCGACAATTCAACTGAACAATCCTGTTGGCGATTTCTACACCAACACTTTGGCCTTCACCAACATCATGTTTACCAACATGACCGGCGGGCTGGAGAGCACGAACGTGCCGCTCACCAACGTCCAGCAGGCGGTCTTCGTCCAATTGCCGGCCTCGGGGGATGTTAATGTGGGCATCAGATTTTTTAACAGCACAGACATTCGGAATCCGATGAAGACCGCGTCCGTGGGCATCAGCCTGGCCCAGACCAACGTGGTGACAACCGGTAATGACTTGTCTTCGATTTATCTGGTGGACACCCTGGCTTCGGAGACCAATCGCAGTTTTTACACGAACTTTACCGACCTTTTGACCTTGCGCCCGCAGAACTATCTGCTCGAACGCTTGGAGCCATTTGAATTCGCCTTCGGGTTTTCGGGCAACGCAGATTTCACTCCTAATTTCTTATACGACACAAATTTCGCGAGCGCAACGGTCACCAATGACTATGCCGCCTATTCCGCTTTCGTTGACAACATCGCCTCGCGTCCGCCGAACATTCCCGCCGGCACGGTCACGAATTTGCCCGGTCGGATCGAGATCGAGGCCGACAGTCTGGATGTGACCAAGACACGCTTCCGTGCCGATGGGTTGCTGAACATCCGCACGAAGCATCTCATCAGCAGCAGCAACGCCGTGGTCGATTGCGAGAATCTCAGCTACACGCTAGGCTCCACCAACGGTAACTTGAAGGTTCAAAACCTGGCCAAGGAATCCGTCACGCGCTTCCAGGGAGACATCTTCGCCTGGAGCGGCGTTTGGACCAACCAGTTGAACATTATCATTCCGAATTTCGCGCCGGACCCGGCGGACACCAATGTGCCGCCAACAAAGTTTATTCCCGCTCCCCTCACCAATGTCACGGAAGTCCGCCTCCATGCTTTGCTGGTATATGCCGGAGACATGCTGACTGAAGTGCCAGTGGTCGTCAATGCCATGGTCACTCACAGCACGAATGTGGCGATCAACGACAAAATGATCGTGGTGCAGTCGTTTTTGATCGATGGGCAGAGCTTCACCCTCAATGGCAGCATCACTTTTTCCAACACTGTTTTCATTGATACGCGGGGGAATGCCATAGTGGTTTCCCTCGACAGTTGGATCGCCACGAATGCGCCGAATCTCTTGTATTTCACCAACAATGGCACCCTCAAAATTCCCAGGGAGGCTCATTTCGGCGACGATCGTTTGATACCGTACTCGGCCTTTGTCAACAAAGCGAACATAACTGCCGGGGGCCAATCGATCGCCAGCAGCTACTTCGAAAACGACGGGAACCTGACTGCCAACGACGGCGGCATCTTCGTGACGACCCCGTCCGGCAAAATGGAGGATGGCCAGATCAGCGCGACGGCCGATGTTCAATTCTTTGCCAGCGTTTTGAAATTTGATCGAAGCTCGATCAATACCGGCAGTCGTTTGGACCTGATGGTGACCAACTCGTTGTTTGATGCTGGTGGCACCGCTGGCAATCTTTTTACGTGCCGAGACGGCTTCCGGTTGCTGATCAAGCCGCAAACGGGTGATTTGCTGGGAACGACCTTCCAAACCGTGGCGCCGAATTTTGCGGAAGTTGATCATGATTGGGCCGGCGCAGACCGTGGCCCGAGCGCCGCCGGTTTCTCCGATAACGCCGCCATCGGGGGGTTGGCGTTGACGCCTGAAGGGTTCGATCCGCTCTTCGTTTTCAGCGGCACCGGAGAAGCCAATGGCCTGTATGTTGATTTTCTGGATCTCTCGCAGCTTTCCGATTATCAGAATCAGTTGCAAATCGACCCGAACCTGGTGATTTACTATGCCGCTGCGAGTCTCAGCTTCACTCCTCCGTTCACAAATGGCGCCCCGCAACAGCCAGAAGAATACCTGGACGGTCAGTTCAACGGCCATCTGCGCTGGGTCAGGGATTTTGCGGGTCCCAACAGTTCGGTGGCCGTTGTAAGCAACGGCGTGAGCATCCTCGTCAATCGCGCGCTGCGGAACAGTTTGATCATCGACTCGGATGGTGATGGCATCCCCAACGGCTCGGATTTCTTCCCATTTGACACCGTCTTAATGGCCAGGTTGGCGGTGACCAATCAGCCTGCGATGACCGCGGTTCTTTCGTGGAACGCCACCGCGCAAACGGTCTATCAAGTCCAGTCGGCGGACAACTTTATTTCACCGAATTGGCAGACGGTGCTCTATTACACCAACTCTGCCACCACAGATGGTGTCGTTACCATTCAAATTCCCGTGCCGCCAGGATCGCTCCGGCAATTCTATCGAGTGGGAACCAGCGCTCCGTGAAATTGCCATGAAGCGACAACGCGAAAGGGCGGATATTTTTCCGGCGGCGATGGTTCGTTGCAATCGTTGTGAACGGTCGCCGGGCTAGAGAATCAATCGCTGTGCCCATGCGTATGCATTTTAACTCAGAAGGTATGATGGCAGGATCACGCAAGTTGAATCGAGCCGCCGTTCTTGGCGCGCTGGTGGTGTGGTCGGGTGTGGCCGGGCCATTGCTGGCCCAGACCTCGCAGGGGAGGCCGGCCACTGCGGCGCGGCGAGCCACCGTGAATTTTACGGATCTGGCCCAGCAGGAAAAATCATCACCCGCAGCAAGGGGACCAATAAAGCCGAAAGCCATTCACCGTCCCTTGTCGGCTCCGCATCCGCAAGAAACTTCGACTACCCCGTTGAATCAAACCGAATCCCGACCGGCTTCACCACTGGCAGATGGACCGCAAGCACCAACCGTTGGGCCTGCGCTTGGGGCCAGTTTTCAAGGATTACTGGACAATAATCGGGTTATTCCTCCGGACACCCAGGGCGCAGTCGGACCTAACCACGTCATGACCACGCTCAATTCGCAAGTGCGAATTCAAAACCGCCAGGGTGGTGTCCTCAGTACCGTCACCTTGGACTTTTTCTGGCGTAGTCTCGGTCATGCTGAGGCCTTTGATCCCAAATTGGTTTACGATCAACAAGCCAACCGCTGGGTTTTTGTGGCGCTATCCGATCCCTTTTCAGGGACTTCGTCGTTGATGCTTGGCGTTTCCCAGACCTCCGATCCCACGGGCAACTGGAACCTTTTTGATGTGGATGCCGATACAGCCAACACCTTGTGGGCCGATTATCCAAATCTGGCATACAACGGTAAATGGATCGTGGCGACCGTGAACATGTTCGGCGTCAGCTCGCCGTTTTTCGGCCGCACACAGGTTTATGCATTTGATAAAAATGATCTTGGCGCCACCGGCGGCGCGGCCCATACGGTGTTTAATGATTCAGGCTTTACGCTTGTGCCCGCCGTGACCTTCGACGCCAGCGAATCGAACATGTATCTGGTCAGCGAAGAAACCTCATCGAGTTTGAGAATTTCTTCCATCAGCGGCGCAGTTGGCTCAGAGACCTATGCCAGCAACGCTGGTACTGTTTCCTCTCCCCAAAGCTGGGATTTTGGTGCGGCGACGGTTAATTCACTACCACAGTTGGGAACCAGTGAGGGGATCGATGCCGATGATTCCCGGATGCAGATATGCGTCAACCGGAATGGATCGCTGTGGGCCACCCATACGGTGTTTCTTCCGCCCGGATCCCCGACGCACGCCGCGGTGCAGTGGTGGCAGTTCAGAACGAACGGGACACTGATCCAGCGCGGTCGCATCGAAGATAATTCGGGACAAGTGCATTATGCCTATCCCAGCATCGCCGTGAATCAAAATGACGATGCAGTGATCGGCTACTCACGTTTCTCTTCGGCCCAATACGCGAGCGCCAACTACTCTTTTCGTTTTTCGGCCGACCCGGCCAATACCATGAGTGGGGACGTGGTGCTCAAAGCCGGCGAAGCACCTTACCGCAAGGATTTCGGGTACGGAGATGTGCGCTGGGGAGATTACAGCGCCACGGTGGTGGATCCGTTAAATGATTCCGATATCTGGACGATTCAGGAATATGCGGCCTCGCCCAGCGGGCCGGTTGACCGCTGGGGCACCTGGTGGGGGCAACTCCTGTTTGGCGGCCCGCCGGATGGCATACTCGAAGTCGGCATCACGCCGGTTGATGGAACAACCCTGCTTGCAGGAACGACAGAAAAAATATTTGTGCGAGTCACCGATGCTCAACCAGTGACGAACGCCACGGTGGTCGCAACCATCAACGGTGGTGCCAGTCTCGTCTTCAGCAATAATGGCGTTGCCCCCGATGCGATAGCTAATGACGCAATTTATACCGCCAATCTGGCCGTGCCCTCCAGCACGAATGATCTGACATTGAGTTTCCTCATTACTGCTCCGGGCAAAACCAACAGCACCAATATCGTCACTTACAGCGTCGTGCCGCTTCCGGTGAACGACTACTTCACCAACGCAACCAAAGTTCCCGTTGGCGGCGCGCTGTATCTCTCAAACAACAAATTTGCCACCATTGAACCGGGCGAACCACAACATGCCGGCGTCACCACGGTGGCGGGATCGCTTTGGTGGAATTGGTCGCCGGGCAGCACTACCAATGTGTTTCTCGACACGACCGGCAGCGCGATCGACACCGTCCTGGCCGTTTATACAGGCGCGACCTTGGGCACTTTACATCAGGTGGCGGCGACGAATGATGTCGGCTCAAAAAAGCAGGCTTACCTCAACATAAATGTCACAAATGGCGCATCGTATCGCATCGCTGTCGCCAGCTTGAACTCGACCTCGCTGGGGTCCCTTCGTCTGCGGGTCACGCCGGGAGGGCAACTGGACACGAATGCGCCCACAGTTTCAATTACGAGTCCTCCGAGCGGCCTTTACGTGGCCAATAATTCAATCACGGTTTCCGGCACCGCCAACGACCCGCAACTGAATTCCTCCGGACTGAACCAGGTGTTCATCAGTGTGAATGACCAATTCCCAAGTGCGGCCTCGGGCACCACCAATTGGTCTGGTACCGCCGGTTTAAGGGAAGGACCAAATACCATCAAGGTGACTGCCGCCGACAATGCCGGCAATGTTTCCGCGCCGGTCAGCGTTAACGTCACCTACGTAGTGGCAAATCCGGTCAACGACTTGTTTGCCAACGCGACTCTGCTCAGCGGCGATTCTGGCAGCGCCAGCGTTATCACCACCAACGCCACGAAGGAATTCAACGAGCCGAACCACGCCGGCAACGAAGGCGGCAAATCAGTCTGGTGGAACTGGCAGGCGCCCGCCGATGGCGCACTTTTCCTGAGCACGTCCAACTCTGCGTTTGACACACTCCTGGGCCTCTACACGGGCGGTCCGGTTGCCAATCTGACCACCATTGCCAGCAATGACGATGCCTATGACGGCGTCAGCTTCAGCCAGATCAACCAGGCTGTAAGAAACGGTCAGACCTACCATATCGCTTTGGATGGATTCGGCGGAAGTTCCGGGTCCGCCAGTTTGATGTATTTATTCACTGCCATTCCAGTGTTCAGTTTGACAGTCACCAGTGCAGGCAACGGAAATGTTACTCCACCGTCAGGTGATGTGGCCGCCAACTCGACCGTAGTTCTCACGGCCACGCCCAGTGAGTTCTATCAATTCGACAGTTGGACGGGCAGCTTCTTCTCGACGGATAACCCATTGTCAGTCGTCGTCAATTCTGACATCAATCTGACGGCCCATTTCCGCCCCATCAGTTTCACGGACGATTTTGAGACGGGCAATCTGCTGAAACTCACCTGGTCCACCTCCGGCAACGTTCCCTGGTTGGTCCAAACGAACACCGTGCTCGCGGGAAGCTTCTCTGCCCGGTCGGGAGTCATTGGCGACAATCAAACCAGTTCCCTGAGTTTCACGACGAACTTCGGCGGCGGCACGGCCTCGTTCTACTTCAAGGTCAGCTCGGAGCAGAATTTTGACTTCCTCAACTTCTATGTAGATGGTGTTTTACAGCAACAATGGTCGGGAGAGGTCGGGTGGACGAGCTTTTCGTTCCCGTTACCAGGCGGGACGCATACTTTGGAATGGCGTTACATCAAGGATGCCAACGTCAGCCTCGGATTGGATGCGGCATTTATCGACAATGTGAATTTGCCGTTTAGCGTGGGCATCGACGCTTCCACCCCCGCCCACCTCCAGATGGTGCGGCAGCTCGATGGCAGCTTGCTGCTCCAGATTCAGGGGCAAACCAATCAACAGTACGTGATCCAGGGGACCACGAGCCTGACGCCCCCAGTCGCCTGGCAAAACCTTTCAACCAACATCGCCACCGGCGGCATGATCCAGTTTATTGACCCGGGCACGGCGACCAACCCAATCCGTTTCTATCGCGCCATCGTGCCGTAAGTGTGCAGTTGCGAACGTGCCAGCGTTGTTCCTGACCGCAAACAGGCGGTCACGTTTGTTATCTCAAGCCGTTTCCCGCTCGCTTCAATTGTGATATGAAAGTTTTCGGTCTGACCGGCGGCATCGGCATGGGGAAATCCACTTCCAGTCAATTGCTCCGTGAGCGCGGCGTGGCGGTTGTGGACACCGATCTACTCGCCCGCCAGATTGTCGAACCG
Coding sequences:
- a CDS encoding Ig-like domain-containing protein, whose product is MMAGSRKLNRAAVLGALVVWSGVAGPLLAQTSQGRPATAARRATVNFTDLAQQEKSSPAARGPIKPKAIHRPLSAPHPQETSTTPLNQTESRPASPLADGPQAPTVGPALGASFQGLLDNNRVIPPDTQGAVGPNHVMTTLNSQVRIQNRQGGVLSTVTLDFFWRSLGHAEAFDPKLVYDQQANRWVFVALSDPFSGTSSLMLGVSQTSDPTGNWNLFDVDADTANTLWADYPNLAYNGKWIVATVNMFGVSSPFFGRTQVYAFDKNDLGATGGAAHTVFNDSGFTLVPAVTFDASESNMYLVSEETSSSLRISSISGAVGSETYASNAGTVSSPQSWDFGAATVNSLPQLGTSEGIDADDSRMQICVNRNGSLWATHTVFLPPGSPTHAAVQWWQFRTNGTLIQRGRIEDNSGQVHYAYPSIAVNQNDDAVIGYSRFSSAQYASANYSFRFSADPANTMSGDVVLKAGEAPYRKDFGYGDVRWGDYSATVVDPLNDSDIWTIQEYAASPSGPVDRWGTWWGQLLFGGPPDGILEVGITPVDGTTLLAGTTEKIFVRVTDAQPVTNATVVATINGGASLVFSNNGVAPDAIANDAIYTANLAVPSSTNDLTLSFLITAPGKTNSTNIVTYSVVPLPVNDYFTNATKVPVGGALYLSNNKFATIEPGEPQHAGVTTVAGSLWWNWSPGSTTNVFLDTTGSAIDTVLAVYTGATLGTLHQVAATNDVGSKKQAYLNINVTNGASYRIAVASLNSTSLGSLRLRVTPGGQLDTNAPTVSITSPPSGLYVANNSITVSGTANDPQLNSSGLNQVFISVNDQFPSAASGTTNWSGTAGLREGPNTIKVTAADNAGNVSAPVSVNVTYVVANPVNDLFANATLLSGDSGSASVITTNATKEFNEPNHAGNEGGKSVWWNWQAPADGALFLSTSNSAFDTLLGLYTGGPVANLTTIASNDDAYDGVSFSQINQAVRNGQTYHIALDGFGGSSGSASLMYLFTAIPVFSLTVTSAGNGNVTPPSGDVAANSTVVLTATPSEFYQFDSWTGSFFSTDNPLSVVVNSDINLTAHFRPISFTDDFETGNLLKLTWSTSGNVPWLVQTNTVLAGSFSARSGVIGDNQTSSLSFTTNFGGGTASFYFKVSSEQNFDFLNFYVDGVLQQQWSGEVGWTSFSFPLPGGTHTLEWRYIKDANVSLGLDAAFIDNVNLPFSVGIDASTPAHLQMVRQLDGSLLLQIQGQTNQQYVIQGTTSLTPPVAWQNLSTNIATGGMIQFIDPGTATNPIRFYRAIVP